The segment TGTTCAAGCGATTCGAGCACACAGTGCCGAAGGGCTTCCTGCTCTATGGGCCGCCGGGTTGTGGCAAGACGCTGCTCGGGAAGGCGACCGCCTACAATTTGCGACAGCAAATAAAGACGCAAAGCGGCGTGGACCGGCCGGAATTCTTCCTCCATGTCAAAGGCCCGGAAATCCTGAACATGTGGGTGGGCGAATCTGAACGGCAGGTGCGCGACCTGTTCACTCAATGCCGCGAACGCGCGAACGACGGGGCGCTGGCGTTTCTGTTCATCGACGAGGCGGAATCCATTCTCGGCACCCGCCACGGCGGACGCTTTCACACGATGGCGAGCACACTTGTCCCCATGTTCTGCACGGAGATGGACGGACTTGAGCCGCTGCAAAACGTGGTCGTGATCCTGGCCTCGAACCGGGCTGATTTGATTGATCCCGCCATTCTTCGGCCCGGCCGCATCGACCGGAAGATCAAGGTCAAACGCCCGGATATCGCCGGAGCGCAGAGCATCTACGAGATTTACCTTCGCGACTCGCTCCCACTGGCGGAGCCGAAGATCGAATTGGCCCGGGCCGCCGTTCAGGTGCATTACGCGAAAGCGGAGGAGAACCAGTTTCTGGAGGTGGTTTACCGCAGCGGGAAGCGGGACATTCTGTACCGCGGAGATCTGGCGAGTGGCGCGATCATTGCCGCCGTGGTGGAGAGGGCCAAGAGCCTGGCGATCAGACGTTCGATAGACACCAGGCAGGAGACCCAGTTGACTCGCGAAGACCTGCTGGCCGCCCTGCGGCGGGAATACATCGAGAACGATCTGTTCCCCTCGACCGACATCACTGAAGACTGGCTGAAACTGACGGATTTTGACCCGGACAACGTGATCAAACTCGGTCCCATCCGCCCACGCAAAGCGGACACCGTTGGAAACGCCGTGGTATGACGACGTGGAACGTTCGTCTCACCAATGAATCACCGATTGGACAAAGGCGGACACAGTGATCGGGGTTGACCCAACGGCAGGATCGGGAAAGGGATTCTTTTCCAGGTTGTAAAAAATTTTCCATAACGGGTCGCGCAATCCGTCTGTCTTAATGCGTAACAATACATGATCGCGCCCACCATCCAGTTTGGGTTGGAGACGGAAATCGGCATCTTCAGCGACGCGCCGGGCGAGGTTGATGTCGTTGCCGAGTCGATCGCGCTCGTGCGTAGCGCCACCGAGCCTGGGGTCTGGATGTGCTGGGACTACGAGTGCGAGGATCCGCACGTGGACATGCGCGGTTTTCGCGTCCACGAACTGCGCCAGGACACCGACGAGGCAGACTATTACGCCCAGGACGCGGCGCGCGAACTGAGCTTCGTGGAAATCAAAAGCGATCTCGTGCTCGGCAACGGGGCGCGCTTTTACAACGACCACGCCCATCCCGAATACTGCACCCCGGAATGCCGCACCCTCGATGAACTGGTCGCGCACGACCGCGCCGGAGAGCGCATCCTGATGGCCTGCGCGCATCATCTGACTCAACAACGCGGCGTCGCGGTCAGGCTTTACAAGAACAACACGGATTTTTGCGGCCACAGCTACGGTTGCCACGAGAATTATCTGCTGCCCCGTTCGCTGGCGTGGGAAACGCTGGCGCAGGGAATCCAGGCTTTTTTGGTGACGCGTCAGATTTTTGCCGGGGCGGGCAAGTTCGCCGTGGAAACCGAGGATAAATTCCTCTCCGCCGGCTTCCAGATTTCGCAGCGCAGTGACTTTTTCTGCGAATTGCAGAGCGTTGATACGATGCAGCGGCGGCCGCTTATCAACACGCGCGATGAACCGCACGCGAACCCCAAAAAGTTTCGGCGGTTCCATGTCATTCTGGGGGACGCGAACATGTCGCCGTTCGCGACCCGGTTGAAGGTTGGCGCGACCGCCCTGGTTTTGGAGGCGCTGGTGTTGGATCCCAGGAGGATTTATCCCGTACTCGCCGATCCCCTGAAGGCACTGACGAAGATTTCCCGCGATGAGAAGTTTCGTTGGCCGGTGATGCTCGATGGAGGGCGGGCCTCCACGGGCCTGGCGGTCCAGCGGGCCTATCTGGCGGCGGTGCGCGAGGTCTGTGATCTGACGGTTGCCGCAAAGGCGTCGCTGGTGGCTGATTGGGAAAAGGTGTTGACCGACTTGGAAACCGATCCCATGCGTTGTCACGACCGGCTTGATTGGGTGGCAAAGCTCGCGTTGGTGCGGCGTTTTCAAGCGGCGCAAAAAC is part of the Candidatus Angelobacter sp. genome and harbors:
- a CDS encoding AAA family ATPase — its product is MAEPKKKSVPPSPAGKSPADGPEVSSPLGGLLPREELDRLSALQLTDLIVGKLPPRHPAILDMVYLRERIASIEETNEEARQAIEKMDAIIEKLRSPAFRVGTLLTLIQPDQAHVCVGGTDYVCRVDPQVPLSSLQVGQRVLLNEAFAVVQGLGFDRNGPIVRIDELLSDGRLRIGQESGLMPLVLQRSALLSKEKLKPGMDIRLDVNQRVALEVIGIGKRVERSLENVTELPWSSIGGQEEAVQAIRDTIELPFLHRDLFKRFEHTVPKGFLLYGPPGCGKTLLGKATAYNLRQQIKTQSGVDRPEFFLHVKGPEILNMWVGESERQVRDLFTQCRERANDGALAFLFIDEAESILGTRHGGRFHTMASTLVPMFCTEMDGLEPLQNVVVILASNRADLIDPAILRPGRIDRKIKVKRPDIAGAQSIYEIYLRDSLPLAEPKIELARAAVQVHYAKAEENQFLEVVYRSGKRDILYRGDLASGAIIAAVVERAKSLAIRRSIDTRQETQLTREDLLAALRREYIENDLFPSTDITEDWLKLTDFDPDNVIKLGPIRPRKADTVGNAVV
- a CDS encoding proteasome accessory factor PafA2 family protein, whose translation is MIAPTIQFGLETEIGIFSDAPGEVDVVAESIALVRSATEPGVWMCWDYECEDPHVDMRGFRVHELRQDTDEADYYAQDAARELSFVEIKSDLVLGNGARFYNDHAHPEYCTPECRTLDELVAHDRAGERILMACAHHLTQQRGVAVRLYKNNTDFCGHSYGCHENYLLPRSLAWETLAQGIQAFLVTRQIFAGAGKFAVETEDKFLSAGFQISQRSDFFCELQSVDTMQRRPLINTRDEPHANPKKFRRFHVILGDANMSPFATRLKVGATALVLEALVLDPRRIYPVLADPLKALTKISRDEKFRWPVMLDGGRASTGLAVQRAYLAAVREVCDLTVAAKASLVADWEKVLTDLETDPMRCHDRLDWVAKLALVRRFQAAQKLPDGDPWLQSLDLEYHRLDLAEGLYYGLEQSGAILGAPDEATVRRAVTHPPTTRATVRGKCIQKFASAVTAAQWDHITLQGKDGSFKISLLDLFTPDDVLRCSRAIDAARSPDDLRILS